In Listeria swaminathanii, the following are encoded in one genomic region:
- the rplM gene encoding 50S ribosomal protein L13 produces MRTTYMAKPGEVERKWYVIDATGVSLGRLSSEVASILRGKNKPQFTPHIDTGDFVIIINAGKIGLTGKKATDKIYYRHSQYPGGLKSRTAGEMRTNNPERLLELSIKGMLPKNSLGRQLFKKLHVYGGSEHEHAAQQPEVYELRG; encoded by the coding sequence ATGCGTACAACTTATATGGCGAAACCCGGCGAAGTAGAACGTAAATGGTACGTTATCGACGCTACTGGTGTTTCTTTAGGACGTTTATCCAGTGAAGTTGCTTCAATTCTTCGCGGAAAAAACAAACCACAATTTACTCCACATATCGACACTGGAGACTTTGTAATCATCATCAACGCTGGTAAGATTGGTCTTACTGGTAAAAAAGCTACTGACAAAATTTACTACCGTCACTCTCAATATCCAGGCGGTTTGAAATCTCGTACTGCAGGCGAAATGCGTACAAACAATCCTGAGAGATTATTAGAACTATCTATCAAAGGTATGCTTCCAAAAAATTCTCTTGGACGTCAATTATTCAAAAAATTACACGTATACGGTGGATCTGAGCACGAACATGCAGCTCAACAACCAGAAGTATACGAATTACGCGGTTAA
- the rpsI gene encoding 30S ribosomal protein S9 — protein MAQVQYYGTGRRKSSVARVRLVPGDGKIVINNRDWEDYIPFAALREVIKQPLVATETLGNYDVLVNVHGGGYTGQAGAIRHGVARALLQVAPEYRPALKSAGLLTRDSRMKERKKPGLKGARRAPQFSKR, from the coding sequence GTGGCTCAAGTACAATATTACGGAACTGGTCGTCGTAAAAGCTCTGTAGCTCGCGTACGTTTAGTACCCGGCGACGGCAAAATCGTTATTAACAATAGAGACTGGGAAGATTACATCCCATTTGCAGCTCTTCGTGAAGTTATCAAACAACCTTTAGTAGCTACAGAAACTTTAGGTAACTATGATGTACTAGTAAACGTTCACGGTGGTGGTTACACTGGTCAAGCCGGTGCTATCCGTCATGGTGTAGCTCGTGCACTATTACAAGTGGCTCCTGAGTACCGCCCAGCACTTAAATCCGCTGGTCTACTTACTCGTGATTCACGTATGAAAGAACGTAAAAAACCAGGACTTAAAGGCGCGCGTCGTGCACCTCAGTTCTCAAAACGTTAA
- a CDS encoding DUF4969 domain-containing protein: protein MKKRCLLLLSILMLFSFWTVACGNTEKKEESQELTKKEIELTIDQTTVTTDENGKALIEGTVDPKAKLSIDGTTVKQDSDGRFTFTKIINSDSEARVYAKLIAVRKNYEDEEYSVIINNNSKAYNDNMAKQEAKQKEEAEKAEKERKEAEEKAKQEEEAAAAKAAMNDENTPSDDTVYGTLASKDSLTKEDDILYKDEELDVLYSIVENDEIFQVIIQLGDESTIRKDLDKGHLTELARDYMESDATLTQTVSDESFVYQSPSINKTYTVDYMLNDEGYVIAIYVTQAM, encoded by the coding sequence ATGAAAAAAAGATGTTTGTTGTTGTTAAGCATTTTAATGCTTTTCAGTTTTTGGACAGTAGCTTGTGGAAATACAGAGAAAAAAGAAGAAAGCCAGGAACTTACCAAGAAAGAAATTGAACTAACTATTGACCAAACTACTGTAACGACTGATGAAAATGGGAAAGCGCTTATAGAAGGAACAGTGGATCCTAAAGCCAAATTATCCATTGATGGCACAACAGTTAAACAAGATAGTGATGGAAGATTTACTTTTACCAAAATTATAAACAGCGATTCTGAAGCAAGAGTCTATGCAAAACTTATAGCAGTTAGAAAAAACTATGAAGACGAGGAATATAGTGTAATTATTAATAACAATTCAAAAGCATATAACGACAACATGGCTAAACAAGAGGCTAAACAAAAAGAGGAAGCCGAGAAAGCTGAAAAGGAACGTAAAGAAGCGGAGGAAAAAGCAAAACAAGAAGAAGAGGCTGCCGCTGCAAAAGCTGCAATGAATGATGAAAACACTCCTTCTGATGATACTGTATATGGTACTTTAGCCAGTAAAGATAGTTTAACAAAAGAGGATGATATACTTTATAAAGATGAAGAACTTGATGTACTCTACTCTATAGTAGAAAACGATGAAATCTTTCAAGTAATTATACAATTAGGTGACGAAAGTACGATTCGAAAAGATTTAGACAAAGGTCATTTAACAGAATTAGCACGAGATTATATGGAATCTGACGCTACTCTTACACAAACCGTTTCCGATGAATCATTCGTTTACCAGTCCCCATCTATAAATAAAACATATACAGTAGACTATATGTTAAACGATGAAGGTTATGTCATTGCGATTTACGTTACACAAGCAATGTGA
- a CDS encoding DUF3139 domain-containing protein, giving the protein MKKYKKWWITLGSLLVLCLITYVYWFAIPKYTANKATDKYLTEQEIKPSQIEIREIKKDWKMGGYLTKIVLKDDPDLKYEYSYDKRFKFSYHIFVIAFKDRSSQEENQMKHPPLPGQFDD; this is encoded by the coding sequence ATGAAAAAATATAAAAAATGGTGGATAACATTAGGTAGTTTGCTAGTTCTTTGCTTAATCACATATGTATATTGGTTCGCAATACCAAAATATACGGCGAATAAGGCAACGGATAAATATCTAACGGAACAAGAAATAAAACCCAGTCAGATTGAGATTAGAGAGATAAAGAAAGACTGGAAAATGGGTGGCTATCTTACTAAAATTGTATTAAAAGATGATCCGGATTTGAAATATGAGTATAGTTATGATAAAAGATTTAAATTTTCATATCATATTTTTGTCATTGCATTTAAAGATAGGTCGAGTCAAGAAGAAAACCAGATGAAGCATCCCCCTTTACCAGGGCAATTTGATGATTAA
- a CDS encoding membrane lipoprotein lipid attachment site-containing protein produces the protein MKKTSIIFIFCALLFLTACSTTEKQTQTTEATGTIEEVETESILIKNFKEKNDPESSVRFQITDKYYDEAGNKIKLTKNDNVKIILTKDFPIQETHPAQIDSKYVQKIIVLNK, from the coding sequence ATGAAAAAGACATCAATCATTTTTATTTTTTGCGCACTACTATTCCTAACAGCGTGCTCAACCACTGAAAAACAAACACAAACCACCGAAGCAACAGGCACGATAGAAGAAGTAGAAACAGAATCTATTTTAATCAAAAATTTCAAAGAAAAAAACGACCCAGAATCCAGCGTGCGTTTCCAAATCACAGACAAATACTACGACGAAGCGGGAAACAAAATCAAACTAACCAAAAATGACAACGTAAAAATCATTTTAACAAAAGACTTCCCAATCCAAGAAACCCACCCAGCCCAAATAGACTCCAAATACGTCCAAAAAATCATCGTACTAAACAAATAA